One Oryza glaberrima chromosome 10, OglaRS2, whole genome shotgun sequence DNA segment encodes these proteins:
- the LOC127786202 gene encoding mevalonate kinase-like: MEVCAARAPGKIILAGEHAVVHGSAAVAAAIDLYTRCSLCLMPLADDEAAATLELDLKDPGLTFSWPCGRLREVLLTDEAAGAREARPCSPDRLASIARLLEEHEIPEAKIWLSAGLSAFLFLYTSILGCRPGKVTVSSDLPMGSGLGSSAAFCVSMSGVLLTAAGVVTAVGGISGEGMGWELVGKDDLELVNRWAFQGEKIIHGKPSGIDNAVSTFGSMIKFKKGELTNLKSSNPVKMLITDTRVGRNTKALVAGVSERASRHSDAMASVFNAVNSISEEVSSIVELAANDEIAITSKEEKLAELMEMNQGLLQCMGVSHSSIETVLRTTLKFNLVSKLTGAGGGGCVLTLIPTMLSNLVLEKVIAELESHSFRCFKVEVGGQGLQVCQGGCSYFNGDVV; this comes from the exons ATGGAGGTttgcgccgcccgcgccccagGCAAGATTATCCTTGCCGGCGAGCACGCCGTCGTCCATGGctcagccgccgtcgccgccgccatcgacctCTACACGCGCTGCTCCCTCTGCCTCATGCCCCTCGctgacgacgaggcggccgccACGTTGGAGCTGGACCTCAAGGATCCTGGCCTCACCTTCTCGTGGCCGTGCGGGCGCCTCCGCGAGGTGCTGCTGACAGATGAGGCAGCGGGGGCACGGGAGGcgaggccatgctccccggACCGGCTGGCCTCCATTGCCAGGCTCTTGGAGGAGCACGAGATCCCTGAGGCCAAGATCTGGCTCTCCGCCGGTCTCTctgccttcctcttcctctacaCCTCCATATTGGG GTGTAGACCCGGGAAGGTGACGGTGAGCTCGGACCTGCCCATGGGGTCGGGGCTTGGGTCATCGGCCGCCTTCTGCGTGTCGATGTCGGGGGTGTTGCTGACAGCTGCCGGCGTGGTTACTGCAGTCGGCGGCATCAGCGGCGAGGGCATGGGGTGGGAGTTGGTCGGGAAGGATGATCTTGAGCTAGTTAACCGGTGGGCTTTCCAGGGGGAGAAGATTATCCATGGGAAGCCTTCTGGCATCGACAATGCTGTCAGCACTTTCG GAAGCATGATCAAATTCAAGAAAGGGGAATTGACAAACCTTAAATCTAGCAACCCAGTGAAAATGCTTATTACGGATACAAGAGTTGGTAGGAACACAAAGGCTCTGGTTGCTGGTGTCTCTGAAAGAGCCTCCAGGCATTCAGATGCTATGGCTTCTGTATTCAACGCAGTGAACTCCATTAGTGAAGAGGTGTCAAGCATTGTTGAGTTAGCAGCTAATGATGAGATAGCTATCACCTCAAAGGAGGAAAAGCTGGCGGAACTCATGGAGATGAACCAAGGTTTGCTTCAGTGCATGGGTGTTAGCCATTCTTCGATAGAAACTGTACTGCGGACAACATTGAAATTCAACTTGGTCTCCAAGTTAACAGGAGCTGGAGGTGGTGGTTGTGTTTTGACCCTGATACCAACTA TGCTATCCAACTTAGTTCTGGAGAAAGTCATTGCAGAGCTGGAGTCGCATAGTTTTCGCTGCTTTAAAGTTGAGGTTGGTGGACAGGGTCTTCAAGTTTGCCAAGGAGGCTGCTCCTATTTTAATGGAGATGTTGTATAA